One Bacteroidota bacterium genomic region harbors:
- a CDS encoding DUF5004 domain-containing protein yields the protein MKKITLLLVLSSLLCFTACKKDEETSTPQKTKSELLSAKPWKMTALTVNPAINAGGTMITDIYAQMQACDKDDVYSFKSDKTYTQEEGATKCDPNDPQVSEAGTWTFSSDEKQIVQTSSGSTESSTLVELTETKLVISNTETDGGITYTYTATFSNQ from the coding sequence ATGAAAAAAATCACCCTTCTATTAGTTCTTTCTTCATTGCTATGTTTTACCGCGTGTAAAAAAGACGAAGAAACCAGCACTCCCCAAAAAACAAAATCGGAGTTATTAAGTGCCAAACCTTGGAAAATGACAGCCTTGACTGTTAACCCTGCCATCAACGCCGGAGGCACTATGATTACCGATATTTATGCCCAAATGCAAGCCTGCGACAAAGACGATGTTTACAGTTTTAAAAGTGACAAAACGTACACACAGGAAGAAGGGGCTACCAAATGCGACCCTAACGACCCACAAGTAAGCGAAGCAGGTACGTGGACATTCAGTTCTGATGAGAAGCAAATAGTGCAAACTTCATCAGGTAGCACCGAAAGTTCTACATTGGTTGAATTAACCGAAACCAAACTGGTTATTTCAAACACAGAAACAGACGGTGGTATTACCTATACCTATACAGCCACTTTCAGCAACCAATAA
- a CDS encoding DUF4248 domain-containing protein: MGNNVKLVRKNITQLKDEYETSYKTMIKMLLTVPNLKVKNRKVRDYSPKEVEMIYSHLGVPGKEFDEA; this comes from the coding sequence ATGGGGAACAACGTAAAATTGGTAAGAAAAAACATTACCCAACTAAAAGATGAATACGAAACTTCTTACAAAACCATGATAAAAATGCTGCTGACCGTTCCTAACCTTAAGGTAAAAAACCGCAAGGTGCGGGATTATTCACCCAAAGAGGTAGAAATGATATACAGCCATCTTGGTGTGCCGGGCAAGGAGTTTGATGAAGCGTAA
- a CDS encoding winged helix-turn-helix transcriptional regulator, whose protein sequence is MRTDRITPQNTHPDQMDEFDYRRIDIAEVRKHLNQFVKDVNQKAATPKERIRGGLFLTLLKVCDAYVRQNNRVGCLTINPIPCRMNNVRLAHLVKVDKRTILNHLSKLEKMGIVQKTFRGTKADYELTVPAWILLYDPQSSNSVLLGNQPAPDTAENSDKTKNVRQSNLVNSLEKSNIHSIPCELGDNGIENHSGQPPLSADTAKPLGLFSCTPLKAGSGVETPPLSTAEIPEQRLGGGAAAKKYPAWQLAMVLEFYRYAISTLYPYHQFDTETERKIKNKLFNHVYGSFKQSLTREDWEKYQQTLIQRVDLIAAWKERPLEGEKNKKYQEGKFLVNPITFFDNKCPYGFIQTEQWLLLQYKRKALIKAELELDKARKELLTDTDRLKVYLKWETRFKNKKLPEAEVMFYHAMVNIQKQWALQKQGVVAR, encoded by the coding sequence ATGAGAACCGACCGCATCACCCCCCAAAATACACACCCTGACCAAATGGACGAATTTGATTACCGCAGGATAGACATTGCAGAAGTGCGCAAACACCTCAACCAGTTTGTAAAAGACGTTAACCAAAAGGCCGCCACCCCTAAAGAGCGTATCAGAGGCGGGTTATTCCTTACGTTGTTAAAAGTATGCGATGCCTACGTGCGCCAAAATAACCGTGTAGGCTGTTTAACCATTAACCCCATACCCTGCCGCATGAACAATGTGCGGTTAGCCCACCTTGTCAAAGTGGACAAACGCACCATTTTAAACCACCTTTCCAAGCTGGAGAAAATGGGCATTGTACAAAAAACCTTTCGAGGAACAAAAGCCGATTACGAATTAACCGTGCCCGCTTGGATATTGCTATACGACCCCCAAAGCTCCAACAGCGTGTTGTTGGGAAACCAACCCGCCCCCGATACTGCTGAAAATAGCGACAAAACGAAAAATGTGCGCCAAAGCAATCTTGTAAACTCTTTAGAAAAGAGTAATATACACTCTATACCCTGTGAATTGGGGGATAACGGGATAGAAAACCATAGCGGCCAGCCTCCTTTGTCGGCTGATACTGCAAAGCCTCTTGGACTTTTCTCTTGCACACCCCTCAAAGCAGGCAGTGGTGTGGAAACCCCACCCTTATCCACAGCCGAAATTCCTGAACAAAGGTTGGGCGGCGGCGCGGCGGCCAAAAAATACCCCGCATGGCAGTTGGCAATGGTATTGGAGTTCTACCGCTATGCCATCAGCACCCTGTACCCTTACCACCAGTTTGATACGGAAACAGAGCGTAAAATCAAAAACAAGCTGTTTAACCACGTGTACGGCAGTTTTAAACAATCCCTTACCCGCGAGGATTGGGAAAAGTACCAGCAAACACTGATACAACGGGTGGATTTGATAGCGGCATGGAAGGAGCGGCCATTGGAGGGTGAAAAGAATAAAAAGTATCAAGAGGGTAAGTTTTTGGTGAACCCGATTACCTTTTTTGACAACAAATGCCCTTACGGGTTTATCCAAACCGAACAATGGCTGCTATTGCAATACAAGCGAAAGGCACTGATTAAAGCGGAATTGGAGTTAGACAAAGCCCGTAAAGAGTTGTTGACCGATACCGACCGCTTAAAAGTGTACCTCAAATGGGAAACCCGATTTAAAAACAAGAAGCTGCCGGAGGCTGAGGTAATGTTTTACCACGCAATGGTCAACATTCAAAAACAATGGGCACTGCAAAAACAAGGTGTTGTTGCCCGCTAA
- a CDS encoding helix-turn-helix domain-containing protein, with protein MAAPNPFTEINDRLDMLTQMVAELMKKPSPNSTHAADTPLNAVQAAKYVNMAVNTIYILTSKRQIPHFKRGKRIYFYKEELDNWLKANRRKTVEEIESEA; from the coding sequence ATGGCGGCTCCCAATCCTTTTACCGAAATTAACGACAGGCTCGATATGCTGACCCAAATGGTCGCCGAGCTGATGAAAAAACCATCCCCCAACAGCACCCATGCTGCGGACACCCCCCTAAACGCAGTGCAGGCGGCCAAGTATGTAAACATGGCCGTTAATACCATCTACATACTGACCAGTAAACGGCAAATACCCCATTTTAAGCGGGGCAAACGGATATATTTTTATAAAGAAGAACTGGACAACTGGTTGAAGGCCAACCGCCGTAAAACCGTTGAAGAAATCGAAAGTGAAGCCTAA
- a CDS encoding site-specific integrase — MASVKVILRTSKTLANGNHPIAIRIIKDRKAKFIFTGKSSSKEQWDEEKGLPNKKHPLYKELVIYLKKKSLDAEAQILQLERDDTFYTADNIAQTLTKTKASTNFFDFMDKVIAELDAAGRIGSKNSYVSVMKSLLAFTKQNRNLDFKAVTTSFILKYEHYLRSKGLAESTMKFYITPILTLYHLAKKDTAPIKEYDFTKFRLRPKHRAMEKAKMETLFKYPTEEGTAQYHALNYFTFSYYCWGINMVDIAKLQWKNIQDDRLFYIRTKSKKGYSIPLLAPAKRILDLYKPEGANTDPEAYIFPILDPKKYNTPQKVTSRIKNTTRSTNDALKVIAQKSGIPINLTTYVARHSFATNLRDMEISASKIQKMMGHSTERTTQGYLDSFKNNELDDAAMKLME; from the coding sequence ATGGCATCCGTAAAGGTAATACTTAGAACCTCAAAAACATTGGCGAACGGCAACCACCCGATAGCCATCCGTATTATAAAAGACCGAAAGGCAAAATTTATCTTCACGGGCAAATCATCCTCAAAAGAACAATGGGACGAAGAAAAAGGGTTGCCCAATAAAAAACACCCTTTGTATAAGGAACTGGTAATTTATCTCAAAAAGAAATCACTGGACGCAGAGGCACAAATCCTGCAATTGGAGCGGGACGATACTTTTTATACCGCCGACAACATTGCACAGACCCTCACTAAGACCAAAGCGAGTACTAATTTCTTTGATTTTATGGACAAAGTAATTGCAGAGTTGGATGCAGCAGGCCGCATAGGCTCTAAAAACAGCTATGTGTCAGTGATGAAATCCCTGCTTGCTTTTACCAAGCAAAACAGAAACCTCGACTTTAAGGCAGTTACTACCTCATTTATCCTTAAATACGAACATTACCTGCGCTCCAAAGGGTTGGCAGAGTCCACCATGAAGTTTTACATCACCCCTATACTTACCTTATACCACCTTGCCAAAAAGGATACCGCCCCTATCAAAGAGTATGATTTTACAAAATTCAGGTTGCGCCCCAAACACAGGGCAATGGAAAAAGCCAAAATGGAAACCCTTTTTAAGTACCCTACCGAAGAAGGTACAGCCCAATACCATGCACTTAACTATTTTACCTTTTCGTATTACTGTTGGGGTATTAACATGGTGGACATAGCAAAGCTCCAGTGGAAGAATATCCAAGACGACCGTTTGTTTTACATACGGACAAAATCAAAGAAAGGATACAGCATCCCGCTATTAGCCCCTGCAAAGCGGATATTAGATTTATACAAACCCGAAGGGGCAAATACCGACCCCGAAGCCTACATCTTTCCGATATTAGACCCAAAAAAGTACAATACCCCACAAAAGGTAACCAGCAGAATAAAAAATACCACCCGTTCTACTAATGATGCCTTAAAAGTTATCGCTCAAAAATCAGGCATCCCTATTAACCTCACCACCTATGTTGCACGTCACTCGTTTGCCACCAACCTGCGGGACATGGAAATATCGGCCTCAAAAATCCAAAAGATGATGGGGCATTCTACCGAACGGACGACGCAAGGCTACCTTGACTCGTTTAAAAACAACGAATTGGACGATGCTGCCATGAAACTGATGGAGTAA
- a CDS encoding TonB family protein, which translates to MLKTLISFLLIIIPFFGFSQKLKKIKKEIIENGNTYEEIYYVLKSDKTTKHGEYIKRTEKKKIIEQGYYNNGQKDSIWTYYNKRYTSQILSQGSYKMGTKQGVWSFYGDNDKVVQKFDFTKDTLLYDEGFSNSKESFYNPCIDTAVDVSSCLLPTPIGGSYIISYLMVQHLNYPPLAVENGYQGTVKISFTIDENGKGKDPVVYEKVNDLLDEEALRVVKIILNEVRWYTWGQKKQRKITMPLKFKLN; encoded by the coding sequence ATGCTAAAGACACTAATATCCTTCCTTCTTATCATAATACCCTTTTTTGGATTCTCTCAAAAACTTAAGAAAATCAAAAAAGAAATTATTGAAAATGGAAACACCTATGAAGAAATCTATTATGTATTGAAAAGTGACAAAACCACAAAGCATGGAGAATACATAAAAAGGACAGAAAAAAAGAAAATTATAGAGCAAGGATATTATAATAACGGACAAAAGGATAGTATATGGACATATTATAACAAACGGTACACATCGCAAATTCTAAGTCAAGGTTCATACAAAATGGGTACTAAACAAGGTGTTTGGAGTTTTTATGGAGATAATGACAAAGTGGTTCAGAAATTTGATTTTACTAAAGACACGCTTTTATATGATGAAGGTTTTAGTAACAGTAAAGAAAGCTTTTATAACCCCTGTATTGATACTGCCGTAGATGTGTCCTCTTGTTTACTACCAACTCCAATAGGCGGAAGTTATATTATATCATATCTGATGGTTCAACATCTTAATTATCCCCCATTAGCAGTCGAAAACGGGTATCAAGGCACGGTAAAAATTAGTTTCACTATTGATGAAAACGGTAAAGGGAAAGACCCTGTTGTTTATGAAAAAGTTAATGATTTATTGGACGAAGAAGCCTTGCGTGTAGTTAAAATTATTCTTAACGAAGTTCGCTGGTACACTTGGGGACAAAAAAAACAACGCAAAATTACAATGCCACTTAAGTTTAAATTAAATTAG
- the uvrA gene encoding excinuclease ABC subunit A, whose amino-acid sequence MAANNILIKGAREHNLKNIDVEIARNRMTVVTGVSGSGKSSLVFDTLYAEGQRRYVESLSAYARQFMDKMNKPEVDYIKGISPAIAIEQKVNTRNPRSTVATSTEIYDYLKLLFTKIGKTVSPVSGAIVKRHSVGDVVDFILGLEDGSTVLVLSRINTQRKLAEELKVLLQKGFTRLQAGDTIYKIEELLEDAKTLKTLKPENCFLVVDRVLTDKADDELPSRSADSIQTAFLEGNQECLVKVTNPEGKEHTLQFSARFEADGISFEQPSTNFFSFNNPYGACKTCEGFGMVIGIDEDLVIPDKSLSVYEGAVAPWRGETMQEWKEDFIAKSIHLDFPMHRSYYDLTEQEKDLLWQGAKTVLGINQFFKYLEEKVYKIQYRVMLSKYRGKTTCPDCRGTRLRKDATYVKLLNEAKPEERLSISDIILMPVSRAHEYFTQLKLTPTDTKIADRILKEITNRLSFMKEVGLGYLTLNRLSNTLSGGESQRINLATSLGSSLVGSMYILDEPSIGLHSRDTENLIRVLKSLRDLGNTVVIVEHDEDVMMAADELIDIGPFAGRNGGGLMFQGDFKQMLADDNSLTGKYLSGREEIPVPERRRKWSDHLEIKGARENNLKNVDVKIPLHVITAVTGVSGSGKTSLIKTVLYPALQKVLGSYTGGKTGQHDRLEGDIKKITQVEMVDQNPIGKSSRSNPVTYIKAYDAIRELFAVQPLAKTRAYKSSFFSFNVEGGRCETCQGEGETTIEMQFMADLHLPCETCHGKRFKDEVLEVQYKGKNIADVLDMTVDEAMDFFADAKTLHNKLKPLQDVGLGYVSLGQSSSTLSGGEAQRIKLASFLGKASKDQHILFIFDEPTTGLHFHDINKLMGSFNALIEQGHTIVIIEHNMDVIKCADWIIDIGPEGGDAGGHIVYEGTPEGLLAVEQSYTAKYLGVKLPNAKATAK is encoded by the coding sequence ATGGCGGCAAATAACATTTTAATTAAGGGTGCGCGCGAGCACAACCTTAAAAATATAGACGTAGAGATAGCCCGTAACCGCATGACGGTGGTTACAGGTGTGAGCGGTAGCGGTAAATCGAGCTTAGTGTTTGATACCCTGTATGCCGAAGGGCAGCGCAGGTATGTAGAAAGCCTTTCGGCCTATGCGCGCCAGTTTATGGATAAGATGAACAAGCCCGAGGTGGACTACATCAAAGGCATTTCGCCCGCCATTGCTATCGAGCAGAAAGTAAACACGCGCAACCCGCGCAGTACGGTTGCCACCAGCACCGAGATATACGATTACCTGAAACTGTTATTCACCAAAATAGGCAAAACCGTATCGCCCGTTAGCGGAGCTATTGTAAAACGCCACAGCGTAGGCGATGTAGTTGATTTTATTTTGGGTTTAGAAGACGGCAGCACCGTGTTGGTTCTTAGCCGCATCAACACTCAGCGCAAACTGGCCGAAGAACTTAAAGTATTGCTGCAAAAAGGTTTTACCCGTTTGCAAGCCGGCGATACCATTTACAAAATTGAAGAACTGTTAGAAGACGCCAAAACACTGAAAACCCTAAAGCCTGAAAATTGCTTTTTGGTGGTTGACCGCGTTCTTACCGATAAAGCCGATGACGAGCTCCCCTCGCGCTCTGCCGATAGCATACAAACGGCCTTTTTAGAAGGCAACCAAGAGTGTTTGGTAAAAGTAACCAACCCCGAAGGCAAAGAACACACCCTGCAATTTTCGGCAAGGTTTGAGGCCGATGGTATCAGCTTTGAACAACCCAGTACCAACTTTTTCAGCTTTAACAACCCTTACGGAGCTTGCAAAACCTGCGAAGGCTTTGGTATGGTGATTGGCATTGACGAAGATTTAGTGATACCCGATAAAAGCCTTAGCGTGTACGAAGGTGCCGTTGCCCCTTGGCGCGGCGAAACCATGCAGGAGTGGAAAGAAGATTTTATCGCAAAATCCATCCATTTGGATTTTCCCATGCATCGTAGCTATTACGATTTGACCGAGCAGGAAAAAGACTTATTGTGGCAAGGTGCAAAAACCGTATTGGGTATCAATCAGTTCTTTAAATACCTTGAAGAAAAGGTTTACAAAATACAGTACCGTGTGATGCTGAGCAAATACAGGGGTAAAACCACCTGTCCTGATTGCCGCGGCACCCGCTTGCGCAAAGATGCTACCTACGTAAAACTGCTGAACGAAGCCAAACCCGAAGAACGTCTTTCGATATCAGACATCATACTAATGCCCGTGAGCCGTGCCCATGAGTATTTTACCCAACTGAAACTTACCCCCACCGATACCAAAATAGCCGACCGTATTTTGAAGGAAATTACCAACCGTCTTTCGTTTATGAAAGAAGTAGGCTTGGGCTACCTTACCCTTAACCGGTTGAGCAATACCCTTAGCGGCGGCGAATCGCAACGTATCAACCTTGCTACTTCGCTGGGCAGCAGCTTGGTGGGTAGTATGTATATATTAGACGAACCCAGTATTGGCCTGCACAGCCGCGATACCGAAAACCTTATCCGTGTGCTGAAATCGTTGCGAGATTTGGGCAATACGGTAGTGATTGTGGAACACGACGAGGACGTGATGATGGCGGCGGATGAGTTGATTGATATTGGCCCATTTGCTGGACGCAACGGCGGCGGATTGATGTTTCAGGGAGACTTTAAACAAATGCTGGCCGACGATAACAGCTTGACGGGCAAATACCTTTCTGGACGTGAGGAAATACCCGTACCCGAACGCCGACGCAAGTGGAGCGACCACCTTGAAATTAAAGGCGCACGAGAAAATAACCTCAAAAACGTAGATGTTAAAATACCCCTGCACGTTATCACGGCCGTTACCGGTGTGAGCGGTAGCGGTAAAACCTCGCTGATAAAAACCGTGTTGTACCCCGCATTGCAAAAAGTGCTGGGCAGCTATACAGGCGGAAAAACGGGGCAGCACGACCGCTTGGAGGGAGATATTAAAAAAATTACCCAAGTAGAAATGGTTGACCAAAACCCCATTGGTAAATCATCGCGCAGCAACCCTGTAACTTACATAAAAGCCTACGATGCCATCCGCGAGTTGTTTGCGGTGCAGCCTTTGGCCAAAACAAGGGCGTATAAAAGCAGTTTCTTTAGTTTTAACGTAGAAGGCGGCAGGTGCGAAACCTGTCAGGGAGAAGGCGAAACTACGATTGAAATGCAGTTTATGGCCGACCTTCACCTGCCTTGTGAAACCTGCCACGGCAAGCGTTTTAAAGACGAGGTGCTGGAAGTGCAATACAAGGGCAAAAACATTGCCGATGTATTAGACATGACCGTTGATGAAGCGATGGACTTTTTTGCCGATGCCAAAACCCTGCACAACAAACTAAAACCGCTGCAAGATGTGGGTTTGGGCTATGTGTCGTTGGGGCAAAGCAGCAGCACCCTTAGCGGTGGCGAGGCGCAACGTATTAAGTTAGCTTCGTTTCTGGGCAAGGCCAGCAAAGACCAACACATTCTGTTTATTTTTGATGAACCTACAACGGGCTTGCACTTTCACGATATTAACAAACTGATGGGCAGCTTTAATGCCCTGATTGAGCAAGGCCATACCATTGTGATTATTGAACACAACATGGATGTGATTAAGTGCGCCGATTGGATTATTGACATAGGCCCCGAAGGTGGCGATGCAGGCGGACATATTGTGTACGAAGGCACCCCCGAAGGGTTATTAGCCGTTGAACAAAGCTACACCGCCAAGTATTTGGGGGTGAAGTTGCCCAACGCAAAAGCAACTGCTAAATAG
- a CDS encoding NAD-dependent epimerase/dehydratase family protein, whose translation MNIHLVSGGCGFVGRNLVKRLLKTTNDILFVIDDLSAGTPRPEEWLENTEHTVHQDLKLFMGGRMIYWEGDFRTFLRNITNNHNYINDTYGFNYPKFTDTFHFAAIVGGRSKIDGDPMMVALDLSIDAEFFYWVCNYKPKRVMFPSSSAAYPVDLQTTDHAIALSESDISFDGSLGQPDMTYGWSKLTGEYLARIAAKYYGISVACVRPFSGYGEDQDLTYPVPAIAARAAKKEDPFEVWGSGKQGRDFVHIDDCIDCILMALDNISDGSAINIGSGKLTSFLEIIELFTKFAGYEPTIKPLLDKPVGVHSRYANMEYVNNKFNWYPKISTEEGMRRVYDAAVKKVAEAAK comes from the coding sequence ATGAACATTCACTTAGTATCAGGCGGCTGTGGTTTTGTTGGAAGAAACCTTGTGAAACGCTTGCTTAAAACTACCAACGATATACTTTTTGTTATTGATGATTTAAGCGCAGGTACTCCCCGCCCCGAAGAGTGGTTGGAGAATACCGAACACACCGTACATCAGGATTTGAAACTGTTTATGGGTGGCCGAATGATTTATTGGGAAGGTGATTTCCGTACGTTTTTACGCAACATTACCAACAACCATAACTACATAAACGATACTTACGGTTTTAACTATCCTAAGTTTACCGATACATTCCATTTTGCGGCGATTGTTGGCGGACGCTCTAAAATTGACGGCGACCCGATGATGGTAGCCTTGGATTTGAGTATTGACGCTGAGTTTTTCTACTGGGTATGTAACTACAAACCCAAAAGGGTAATGTTTCCCAGCAGTAGTGCTGCTTATCCTGTGGATTTACAAACTACTGACCACGCAATAGCGTTGAGCGAAAGCGACATCAGTTTTGACGGTAGTCTTGGACAACCCGATATGACCTACGGCTGGAGCAAACTAACGGGTGAATACCTTGCCCGCATTGCTGCCAAATACTACGGCATTTCAGTAGCTTGCGTACGCCCCTTTAGCGGTTACGGCGAAGACCAAGACCTTACCTACCCTGTACCGGCCATTGCAGCCCGTGCAGCTAAAAAAGAAGACCCTTTTGAAGTATGGGGAAGCGGCAAACAAGGTCGCGACTTTGTACATATCGACGATTGTATCGACTGTATTTTGATGGCGTTGGACAACATCAGCGATGGTTCGGCCATTAACATCGGTTCGGGCAAGCTAACCAGCTTCCTTGAAATTATTGAATTGTTTACCAAATTTGCAGGCTACGAGCCTACCATTAAACCGTTGTTGGATAAGCCTGTAGGTGTGCATAGCCGCTACGCTAACATGGAGTACGTAAACAACAAGTTTAACTGGTACCCGAAAATCAGTACTGAAGAAGGTATGCGCCGTGTGTACGATGCTGCCGTGAAAAAAGTAGCTGAAGCCGCCAAATAA
- a CDS encoding TIGR01777 family protein — MKPKIIIAGGNGYLGKLLANHWGADMYDIVILTRKPCNLKNTRTVLWNGVDTGDWVAELEGAFALINFAGRSVDCRYTKKNKKEIIQSRVKSTHALGIAVQGCKNPPQVWLNASSATIYPHSEKEKMTEAYTDFGNSFSDTVCKVWEETFFAVPSPATRKAALRIALVMGNNGGAFPVLKKLAQLGLGGKMGKGTQYISWIHEQDFCRAIDYVLNQPIEGAVNISAPQPETNQHFMESLRQGLGKRFGINHPRWLLEIGAILLQTETELILKSRNVVPHRLLENGFEFEYPSITESFKSLLKD; from the coding sequence ATGAAACCTAAAATAATCATCGCAGGCGGCAACGGCTATCTGGGTAAACTATTGGCTAACCATTGGGGAGCGGATATGTACGACATTGTAATTCTGACAAGAAAACCTTGTAACCTTAAAAACACCCGAACTGTACTATGGAATGGTGTTGATACGGGCGACTGGGTTGCCGAACTTGAGGGTGCATTTGCCCTGATAAATTTTGCAGGCCGCAGTGTTGACTGCCGCTATACCAAGAAGAACAAAAAGGAAATCATACAATCGCGGGTGAAAAGTACCCATGCGTTAGGAATAGCAGTACAAGGCTGCAAAAACCCGCCACAGGTATGGCTAAATGCCTCATCGGCTACCATCTATCCCCACTCTGAAAAAGAAAAAATGACGGAAGCTTACACCGATTTTGGTAATAGTTTTTCAGATACCGTTTGCAAGGTATGGGAGGAAACGTTTTTTGCTGTCCCCTCCCCTGCCACGCGAAAAGCGGCGTTGCGCATTGCTTTAGTAATGGGCAACAACGGTGGTGCTTTCCCTGTATTAAAAAAGTTAGCACAACTTGGATTAGGCGGCAAGATGGGCAAAGGCACACAATACATAAGCTGGATACACGAGCAGGATTTTTGCAGGGCAATAGACTATGTATTAAACCAACCGATAGAAGGCGCAGTAAACATTTCAGCACCGCAGCCTGAAACTAACCAACACTTTATGGAATCGTTGCGGCAAGGCTTGGGCAAACGTTTCGGCATCAACCATCCCCGATGGCTGCTTGAAATAGGGGCAATACTTCTGCAAACAGAAACCGAACTGATACTTAAAAGTCGGAATGTTGTACCGCACCGATTGCTGGAAAACGGGTTCGAGTTTGAATATCCTTCAATCACAGAGTCATTTAAAAGCTTACTGAAAGATTAG
- a CDS encoding GNAT family N-acetyltransferase has product MIIRNAFAGDVDAITLHNCLMAMETESKTLDEAIVKIAVEAAINDPGKGFYLMAEIEGEVAGSLMVTYEWSDWRNKNIWWIQSVFVRENHRRKGIYKALYAKVVELAKAHSVKIIRLYVEHENTKAQATYESLGMQKSNYLLYEAEI; this is encoded by the coding sequence ATGATTATCCGCAACGCATTTGCAGGCGACGTTGACGCCATTACCCTGCATAACTGCCTGATGGCAATGGAAACCGAAAGTAAAACCCTTGATGAGGCAATTGTGAAAATTGCGGTAGAGGCTGCAATAAACGACCCCGGTAAAGGTTTTTACCTGATGGCTGAGATTGAAGGCGAGGTTGCCGGAAGCCTGATGGTAACGTACGAGTGGAGCGATTGGCGCAATAAAAACATTTGGTGGATACAAAGTGTATTTGTGCGCGAAAATCATCGCCGTAAAGGGATTTATAAAGCGTTATATGCAAAAGTGGTGGAGCTTGCCAAAGCCCATAGTGTAAAAATAATCCGTTTGTATGTAGAGCATGAAAACACCAAAGCCCAAGCTACCTATGAAAGTTTAGGGATGCAAAAAAGCAATTACTTGCTATACGAAGCCGAGATATAA
- a CDS encoding ABC transporter ATP-binding protein, with translation MNPAFETHLQEVHNHYQSGDAFLGLRRLTDCAFETQDPEVFRKTIALYEWLETNTNADNQEVLLKVGHLLETIRNAGLKTEHKENAKILSVQKVTKTYLKSGFKIKDLNFELNERQITGLVGENGNGKTTLLRLLAAELKPDNGIINYSFAKDTADQYDLKTKLIYIEQRIPRWYGTLMDNLHFVLPYYDIKGEEGHLWADMMIARLGLRPYRHLTWNRISSGYRTRFELAKTLLRKPKILLLDEPLANLDILSQQTILQDLKFMANSITAPFGMILSSQHIYEVEKVSDTIIFIKNGEPQYQTNTTEHTPTATNELIVELETSATREALAAAFNTIGVTKIQYNGGVFLLHFPATVSVSLLLDTMAKNNIAPNYFRNISNSSRRFFIN, from the coding sequence ATGAACCCAGCATTTGAAACCCACCTTCAAGAAGTCCATAATCATTACCAATCGGGTGATGCATTTTTAGGGCTCCGCCGTCTCACGGATTGTGCGTTTGAGACACAAGACCCTGAAGTGTTTAGAAAAACGATTGCGTTGTATGAATGGCTTGAAACCAACACAAATGCTGATAACCAAGAAGTGTTGCTGAAGGTAGGACACCTGCTTGAAACAATACGGAATGCCGGCTTAAAAACGGAGCACAAGGAAAACGCTAAAATATTGAGTGTGCAAAAGGTGACGAAAACCTACCTGAAAAGCGGGTTCAAGATTAAAGACCTGAATTTTGAGTTAAACGAGCGGCAGATAACCGGCTTGGTGGGCGAAAACGGGAATGGTAAAACAACACTCCTAAGACTACTGGCCGCCGAGTTAAAACCCGATAACGGCATCATAAATTACTCGTTTGCCAAGGATACCGCCGACCAATACGACCTAAAAACCAAGCTGATTTACATAGAACAACGCATTCCGCGCTGGTACGGAACGCTGATGGATAACCTGCATTTTGTGCTTCCCTATTACGACATTAAGGGTGAGGAGGGGCATTTGTGGGCAGATATGATGATTGCCCGCTTGGGTTTACGCCCCTACAGGCACTTAACGTGGAATAGAATATCATCAGGCTACCGTACACGGTTTGAGCTGGCAAAAACATTGCTGCGCAAACCTAAGATTTTGTTACTAGATGAACCGCTGGCCAATTTGGATATACTTTCACAACAAACAATCCTGCAAGACTTAAAATTTATGGCCAATTCAATAACAGCTCCGTTTGGGATGATATTGAGTTCACAACACATTTATGAGGTTGAAAAGGTATCAGACACCATTATCTTTATTAAAAACGGGGAGCCTCAATACCAAACCAATACTACTGAGCACACCCCTACAGCTACCAACGAATTAATTGTGGAGCTTGAAACTTCTGCTACACGAGAGGCTTTGGCAGCAGCGTTCAATACCATCGGGGTTACAAAAATTCAATACAACGGCGGAGTATTTCTGCTCCACTTTCCGGCAACTGTATCTGTAAGTCTTTTATTAGATACAATGGCTAAAAACAATATTGCTCCTAACTATTTCCGCAACATTTCTAATTCATCACGCAGGTTCTTTATCAACTAA